Genomic DNA from Shewanella woodyi ATCC 51908:
TCACCTTGGACTCTGGCAACTTACATGGTTGAAGGCGGTTCAAGCAAGACATTCGAAAAGATTAAGAAGATGGCTTACGAAGAGCCAGCAACTTTGCATATGCTTCTCGACAAGCTTGCTGATTCAGTGATCTTATACCTGAATGCTCAAGTAGCAAATGGTGCACAGTCTCTGATGATTTTCGATTCATGGGGTGGTGCGTTATCTCATCATGCATACCGTGAGTTCTCTCTGCGTTATATGCAGAAGATCGTTGATGGCTTAACACGTCATGCAGATGGCCGCCAAGTTCCTGTAACTCTGTTCACTAAGGGTGGCGGTTTATGGTTGGAATCAATGGCTGAAACTGGCTGTGATGCACTTGGTTTGGATTGGACTGTTGATATTGGTGATGCACGTCGTCGTGTTGGCCATAAAGTTGCCCTACAGGGTAATATGGACCCATCTGTACTGTATGCTTCTCCTGAGCGTATTCACCAAGAGGTAGATCAAATTCTATCTAGCTATGGTGAAGGTACTGGTCATGTATTTAACTTAGGCCATGGCATTCACCAACATGTGGATCCTGAGCATGCTGGCGCCTTTATCAATTCGGTACATGAGCTGTCAGCTAAATACCATAAGTAATTGAGCCACTAGTTATAATTGAGCCCATCCTGTGTGATGGGCTTTTTATTGCGCCGATTTAGAACATTTCGCTGTTATCATTTGACCTGTTGTAGCTCTATGTGGAACTGACTTCCCTCTCCGGGCACACTTTCGATATCAATATTACACTTTAGCAAGCCTAATAATTGTCTGACAATGGCCAACCCTACACCCAGTTGAGGGAGTACATCACTGCGGTTGAAAGTGGGCTTTGCTTTTAATTGTTTTAGTGCTTGAAGCTCATGTTTGTGCATCCCAGAACCATTATCTGATACACAAAGCCATACTGGATTCTCATTGACATGCAGTAACTCTTCGGATTGATGTGGCCGTGATTTGATGGTGATGCTACCACCTGCGGGTGTATAACGAATAGCGTTGTCGATAAGGTTACTCAATACACGCATTAATAGTTGTGGATCTGTTAGCACCGTGAGCTCTGAGTCAAGCTCAAAGTCCAGTATGACATTTTGCTGTTTTGCCCTAGGGGCAAAGATGAGCACTAATTCATGGAGTATGTGTGTTAGTTCTACGGGTTTAAAATCAGGTGTTATCTGCCCATTCTCTAACGCTGCTAACTCTAGCATTTGACTTAACAACCGTTGTAAATGTCTTCCTGAATTGGCTGCCACCTCTATTAGATCACTACTACGCTCACTGTCCGGCATCAGCAACCAGGTATCTATGTACCCTTGAAGGGAGGTGAGTGGTGTCTTTAGATCATGAGACAGGTGTAGCATGAAGTCATGCCGAGCTTGCTGTTGTTGGTTTATTGCTTGATGCTGCTGACTGATTTTTTCTAATAAATGGTTAATATGTAAACTCAGTTGTTGAATTTCACTACTGCCTCGATACTCATCTGGAAGCGATAGGCCGTCACTCAGTTTTTGGCTACCAAGTACGCCTAAATCGCGCTCTAATCTTGAAAATGGATTAGTCAGGTATCTTGCTAATAAAGCAAAGAGAATTAAGGCAAAAAGGATAGAAGCTAATG
This window encodes:
- the hemE gene encoding uroporphyrinogen decarboxylase encodes the protein MAELKNDRYLRALLKQPVDRTPVWMMRQAGRYLPEYKATRAEAGDFMSLCKNQDLACEVTLQPLRRYDLDAAILFSDILTIPDAMGLGLYFETGEGPRFQRPTDTIDAIKKLSIPDPEDELGYVMRAVSTIRRELKGEVPLIGFSGSPWTLATYMVEGGSSKTFEKIKKMAYEEPATLHMLLDKLADSVILYLNAQVANGAQSLMIFDSWGGALSHHAYREFSLRYMQKIVDGLTRHADGRQVPVTLFTKGGGLWLESMAETGCDALGLDWTVDIGDARRRVGHKVALQGNMDPSVLYASPERIHQEVDQILSSYGEGTGHVFNLGHGIHQHVDPEHAGAFINSVHELSAKYHK
- a CDS encoding sensor histidine kinase, with amino-acid sequence MNSLFSRLLLSASLVVFILILALWQWFQFNQEFSRDQVQQSLHRDLALHMSHINPLLSQGITSDAALKEAFHDFMLLGPSFEIYTLDTLGNVVAYDAKAEKIKRLRVDTHALKNFIDGDELPIKGMDPRSTNSKKIFSAAYLQSPDGKKTGYLYVIIGGEDFDMWQSLVSEHQAPRFWVGVALASILFALILFALLARYLTNPFSRLERDLGVLGSQKLSDGLSLPDEYRGSSEIQQLSLHINHLLEKISQQHQAINQQQQARHDFMLHLSHDLKTPLTSLQGYIDTWLLMPDSERSSDLIEVAANSGRHLQRLLSQMLELAALENGQITPDFKPVELTHILHELVLIFAPRAKQQNVILDFELDSELTVLTDPQLLMRVLSNLIDNAIRYTPAGGSITIKSRPHQSEELLHVNENPVWLCVSDNGSGMHKHELQALKQLKAKPTFNRSDVLPQLGVGLAIVRQLLGLLKCNIDIESVPGEGSQFHIELQQVK